The genomic segment TTCTCCAACCACCCCACAGGTTGCAGCTTGAGTAAAAGTCAATAACCTAAGTGTGCCTGGGATGTTTGCTTAGAAGACACATGGGTGCTcattgtgtgtgttcatgtgacAGTGTTTGCAGGGCAGTTGTTTGGGTGCTTTTGGTGTCTTTTTGTTTCTATGGTGCTGACAGAAGTTGATAACTACTCTAATGACTGTGGTGGTGATGGAGGCAGCACAGTGTCAGGGACTAGCTGCCGACAGTGCAGAGCTGCTTGGCTGGATGTGTCACAGCTTCTGTGTTTGTCCATCACCTGAGCACAAGGTGTTGATTGGTCCATCCTATGCAGGATCAAAGTTCAGGGCAGTTTTCTGGTGTGAACTGGCCGCTCAGCCTCTGTGAATGAAACACCACAGAATGTGCCATCTTAGCAGTAGGCCAACTGTGACAACCTTGTCCACACCTTTAAGCATTAACCCTaaaacagcttttgtttttagaaaTCCCGTAAAGAACATAAGCCTACCATAAATGGATCAAGCATGTACTTCGATGGCATTATAATCCATGGCTGCTTTCTTCTGTAGGTGGAGATGTTCCGCCGTGTGCTGGGGAAGACCTTTGGTTTTGTGGGCTACACAATCCAGTATGGCTGCATTGCACACTGTGCTTTTGAATACATTGGAGAGTTAGTCGTGGTTCGTATTAAAGGATTACAGatttaatgaatttttttttattattcttacaAGAAATAATtaagaaagaattttttttggcttttattCAGTGTTCTGGTCCATCCATGGAGCCCACCATTGTCAACGAGGATATTGTCTTCTCTGAACGGATGAGTCGGCATCTttgcaaaatacaaaagtaGGTTGCACTTAGTTTATGCAGtcgggaaaaaaaagatgacagcAAGCATTTTAGAATATTTATAGCACACATTTTAACATTTCAGTGTGCATTTGTGATTCACTGCATGATTTGTGaccatttctttgcttttttccccctaaaaaTAAAGTACAACGATGCTAATATCCTACTAGTCATTGGTGTCTTAGATGATATGggattttttgcattttcttattAAATAATTGTGTTTATGGTTTCCTTTCAGGGGTGATATAGTCATTGCAAAAAGTCCATTTGACCCAAATATGAACATTTGTAAAAGGGTAATTGGATTGGAGGGTGACAAGGTCTGCACAAGTTCCCCATCAGATTTGTTCAAGACTCACACATATGTAAGTATCTTTTCATCACGATCATCACCATTACGCCCACATTTTCTGAAGATGTCATGCTTCTTAGCTgctttttttatacatattgcAATTACCTGATTTACCAAGTAAGGTTTGCAGTTTTACTTCAAACAACCACAACTCAGTGACTAtctttgaaaggaaaaaaaaggttaaaaagatACAGTGCAAATAGAAAGCGATTGAAGAAGGTGTTTACGGCAAAACACT from the Oreochromis niloticus isolate F11D_XX linkage group LG1, O_niloticus_UMD_NMBU, whole genome shotgun sequence genome contains:
- the immp1l gene encoding mitochondrial inner membrane protease subunit 1 — its product is MFRRVLGKTFGFVGYTIQYGCIAHCAFEYIGELVVCSGPSMEPTIVNEDIVFSERMSRHLCKIQKGDIVIAKSPFDPNMNICKRVIGLEGDKVCTSSPSDLFKTHTYVPKGHVWLEGDNLRNSTDSRNYGPIPYALIRGRVCLKLWPPHSFGTLSESPTERIIKTQSDSDSD